One window of Brevinematia bacterium genomic DNA carries:
- the rplS gene encoding 50S ribosomal protein L19 produces MSEVVEYINKKYTPKKEYDEFRVGDLVRVHQIIKEADGKDRTQVFEGIVISISGQGISKTFTVRKVSYGVGVEKIFPYYSPLIAKVEVVRRFKVRRAKLYYLRGKVGQEAKLKELRGKR; encoded by the coding sequence ATGTCTGAGGTTGTAGAATATATTAATAAGAAGTATACTCCCAAGAAGGAGTATGATGAGTTTAGAGTTGGAGATTTGGTCAGGGTTCACCAGATAATAAAGGAAGCGGATGGTAAAGATAGAACTCAGGTCTTTGAGGGTATTGTTATCTCAATAAGTGGACAAGGTATTTCAAAGACATTTACTGTTAGGAAGGTGTCTTACGGTGTTGGAGTTGAGAAAATATTCCCATACTATTCTCCTTTGATTGCTAAAGTGGAGGTTGTGAGAAGATTTAAAGTGAGAAGGGCTAAGTTGTATTACCTAAGGGGTAAGGTTGGACAGGAAGCAAAACTGAAGGAGCTAAGAGGAAAAAGATAG